From Anopheles funestus chromosome 3RL, idAnoFuneDA-416_04, whole genome shotgun sequence, a single genomic window includes:
- the LOC125769632 gene encoding uncharacterized protein LOC125769632, with translation MYHMAKYWPLNDIHMGANSTCLLQNSKPLYRLAIEAITRNFSNNPRCPNYRAAVDELPLGTRLDLLAEMCDYPSLVDVQLQILSDPLLVSDFIRCLSGDLTPLVQCLQWLHSVKKSVPIQLFRQYKKLAEEKIRPGGYSRLDYRCGLRIGTFLIETGWTVEAIGILQLALQLARFGREEELPVLRQLMRAQTLAGKLINASKTYELIQQMLPKVTWLANFAHGIPGKENELQSLHDLQIAVFHSFSLYHFEDSYVQLSYLCGMESLNRISQRSPSRLVIDVLRQLVRACLGLRMYTKAAFILKLAIGLVVQNYGRVSALYAETLEDLAILWLACNKVGESVIVYADAQQIFKQLYGSRNLSISLAQGNLTYGLCLQAYVTGRRESALLLIAKTLRNYKRTLAPDHRMLIQVLRLRVTMDLLTFPNSVNRCTDVLQVELFDHNNIEPLSVRDINAQIELIQQWDYNVKKQTMQTL, from the coding sequence ATGTATCATATGGCTAAGTACTGGCCACTTAATGATATTCATATGGGAGCAAACAGTACTTGCTTGCTGCAAAACAGTAAGCCACTGTACCGGCTAGCAATAGAAGCTATCACAAGGAACTTTTCCAATAACCCGCGATGCCCGAATTACAGAGCTGCAGTAGACGAGTTACCTTTAGGCACACGGCTAGACTTGTTAGCCGAAATGTGTGACTACCCTAGCCTGGTGGATGTTCAGCTGCAGATTCTTTCCGATCCACTACTAGTCAGTGACTTTATCAGATGTCTGTCCGGTGATCTAACCCCGCTGGTACAATGTTTGCAATGGTTGCATAGTGTCAAAAAATCTGTACCGATCCAACTGTTCCGTCAGTACAAGAAGCTAGCAGAGGAAAAGATTCGTCCCGGTGGTTATTCCCGGCTGGATTACAGATGTGGGCTACGAATAGGAACCTTCCTGATCGAGACTGGTTGGACCGTGGAAGCAATCGGTATACTTCAACTTGCCCTACAACTTGCCCGTTTTGGTAGGGAGGAAGAACTCCCCGTGCTGCGCCAGCTGATGCGAGCTCAAACACTTGCCGGAAAACTGATCAACGCCAGCAAAACATACGAACTGATACAACAAATGCTGCCTAAAGTAACATGGCTTGCGAATTTTGCCCATGGAATTCCCGGCAAAGAAAACGAACTACAAAGCTTGCACGATCTCCAGATCGCAGTTTTCCATTCGTTTTCGCTATACCACTTTGAGGATTCTTACGTTCAACTCAGTTACCTGTGCGGTATGGAATCGTTGAACAGAATCAGTCAACGATCTCCTAGTCGGCTTGTTATCGATGTTCTTCGGCAGCTTGTTCGCGCTTGTTTAGGCCTTCGAATGTATACAAAAGCCGCATTCATACTGAAACTAGCGATCGGTTTAGTTGTGCAAAATTACGGACGAGTGAGTGCTCTGTACGCTGAAACGTTGGAAGATCTGGCCATTCTTTGGCTTGCGTGCAATAAGGTCGGCGAAAGTGTGATTGTGTACGCGGACGCTCAGCAAATCTTCAAGCAGTTGTATGGTTCAAGGAATTTGTCGATTTCGCTTGCTCAGGGCAATCTGACGTATGGGTTGTGTCTGCAAGCGTACGTTACTGGGCGCCGCGAAAGTGCTCTGCTTCTTATTGCGAAGACTCTCAGAAACTATAAGCGCACCTTGGCGCCGGATCATCGGATGCTGATACAAGTTCTTCGATTACGTGTGACGATGGACCTGTTAACATTCCCAAATAGTGTTAATAGATGTACCGATGTGTTGCAGGTGGAACTATTTGATCATAACAATATTGAGCCATTGTCGGTGAGGGACATCAACGCTCAGATAGAATTAATACAACAATGGGATTACAAtgtcaaaaaacaaacaatgcaaacactttaa